The Methylomonas montana genome has a window encoding:
- a CDS encoding MinD/ParA family protein codes for MRHMKPVRVIAVTSGKGGVGKTNLSINIGVALAKMGRRVAILDADMGLANVDILLGMFPEFNLSHVLNGEKSLKDIMMTGPAGLKIIPASSGIQRMSDLSSIEQAGVIRAFSEIDRELDVLIVDTAAGISASVVNFARACQEIIVVVCDEPTSLADAYAYMKLLNRDYGLNSFHIITNMVQSAEHGQALFNKLSKVTDRYLDITLQFVGAVPQDEYLKKSVQKQIPVVEAFPQSKAALAIKNLARKIDHWPIKPKAGGYLEFFVERMIQYSVKEDVA; via the coding sequence ATGAGACATATGAAACCGGTGCGAGTTATCGCCGTCACGAGTGGCAAGGGCGGAGTTGGTAAAACCAATCTTTCCATCAATATCGGTGTGGCGCTCGCTAAAATGGGGCGGCGAGTGGCGATACTCGACGCCGACATGGGGTTGGCCAACGTCGATATTTTGCTGGGCATGTTTCCCGAATTTAATTTGTCGCATGTACTGAACGGCGAAAAAAGTTTGAAGGACATCATGATGACCGGGCCGGCCGGCCTAAAAATCATACCGGCGTCTTCTGGTATTCAGCGGATGTCGGATTTGTCCAGCATCGAACAAGCCGGCGTCATTCGCGCCTTCAGCGAAATCGACCGGGAATTGGATGTGCTGATCGTCGATACCGCCGCCGGTATCTCGGCGAGCGTGGTTAACTTTGCCCGCGCTTGTCAGGAAATCATTGTGGTGGTGTGCGATGAGCCGACATCGCTGGCCGATGCCTATGCCTATATGAAGTTATTGAATCGGGACTACGGGCTTAACAGCTTTCACATCATTACTAACATGGTGCAGTCGGCCGAACATGGTCAGGCTTTGTTCAACAAGTTGAGTAAAGTCACTGACCGGTATTTGGATATTACCTTGCAGTTTGTCGGCGCGGTGCCGCAGGACGAATATCTGAAAAAATCGGTGCAAAAACAGATACCCGTGGTAGAAGCGTTTCCGCAAAGCAAGGCGGCTTTAGCCATTAAAAATCTGGCCAGAAAAATTGATCATTGGCCAATCAAGCCTAAAGCAGGGGGCTATTTGGAGTTTTTTGTCGAACGCATGATTCAGTACAGCGTTAAAGAGGATGTTGCATGA